The following coding sequences lie in one Enterococcus sp. 9E7_DIV0242 genomic window:
- a CDS encoding peptidoglycan D,D-transpeptidase FtsI family protein produces the protein MSIRNRIKTFIRKKNLNPMNNRKKVGIILFATSIGLFFLFAFRLSYIIGSGEVAGVSLKEKTKELYSGSTVIKAKRGSILDRNGQVIAEDATSYSLYAVLSEDFLGQEKKKLYAQKKDFDAIATILANNTDLSKEDALKYLNDGTNKDGSPKFQVEFGSGGKNLSLEKKQNIEVALKEQEIEGIYFEDHPDRIYPNGVFASHVIGYTDLADKDDESVGLVGKMGIEYSYNDILSGTDGKIDYQKDVNGNPVPGSVVEESQVQDGKDIVTTLDIRLQTRLENLLDPLVEKYEPEEVTAMLMEAKSGDIVAMSQRPSFEPETREGLDLWRNLLVEDKFEPGSTMKIMTSAAAIQQGGFNPNETFVYPYGGVVLDDTPGNETVVNDWDKGEKGTLNFRQAISWSSNVGMLELERRMGGTTWQDYLKKFGFGESTNSGLESESSGSVPGDNTVDQAMSSFGQAVSVTNFQMMQAFSAFANDGTMIKPQYIREIVNAQTGEKEVTQREEVGTPVSAQAVNEVRTYMIDTVEDPTYGIAYDVYTVPGYRVAAKTGTAQVVDEETGVYYTGPTDYLYSVVEMVPAENPEYILYITMKRPNTNYNKTTLAEVANPLMKLAMEIKSTDVGTQAATEAIK, from the coding sequence ATGAGCATAAGAAATAGAATCAAAACGTTTATTCGTAAAAAGAATTTAAATCCAATGAACAATCGCAAAAAAGTAGGCATTATTCTATTTGCTACAAGTATTGGGTTGTTCTTTTTGTTTGCATTCAGATTGTCCTATATCATTGGCTCTGGAGAGGTTGCTGGTGTTTCTTTAAAAGAAAAGACAAAGGAACTATATAGTGGAAGCACAGTAATCAAAGCTAAGCGAGGATCGATATTGGATCGAAATGGTCAAGTTATTGCAGAAGATGCGACCTCCTATTCACTATATGCTGTTTTATCTGAAGACTTTTTGGGTCAGGAAAAGAAAAAGCTATATGCACAAAAAAAGGATTTTGATGCGATTGCAACTATTTTAGCTAACAATACAGATTTGTCGAAAGAAGACGCATTAAAGTATTTGAATGATGGGACAAACAAAGATGGTTCTCCCAAATTTCAAGTGGAGTTTGGTTCAGGCGGGAAGAATCTGTCGCTTGAAAAGAAGCAAAATATTGAAGTTGCTCTGAAAGAACAAGAAATAGAAGGGATCTATTTTGAAGATCATCCGGATCGTATTTATCCGAACGGAGTCTTTGCCTCTCATGTTATAGGTTATACAGATTTAGCAGATAAAGATGATGAGTCTGTTGGTCTAGTCGGTAAAATGGGGATCGAATATTCCTATAATGATATATTGAGCGGAACAGATGGAAAGATTGATTATCAAAAAGATGTGAATGGAAATCCAGTTCCCGGATCTGTTGTAGAAGAAAGCCAAGTGCAAGATGGTAAGGATATCGTGACAACCTTAGATATCCGTTTGCAGACACGTCTGGAAAACTTGCTTGACCCATTGGTGGAAAAGTATGAGCCGGAAGAAGTAACTGCTATGTTGATGGAGGCAAAGTCCGGTGATATCGTTGCGATGTCCCAACGCCCTTCCTTTGAACCGGAAACGAGAGAAGGTTTGGATTTATGGCGTAATCTCTTAGTAGAAGATAAATTTGAACCTGGTTCTACAATGAAAATCATGACTTCTGCTGCAGCGATCCAACAAGGGGGATTCAACCCGAATGAAACCTTTGTCTACCCTTACGGAGGTGTGGTTCTTGATGATACGCCGGGGAACGAAACAGTAGTTAATGACTGGGATAAAGGTGAAAAAGGAACCTTGAATTTCCGTCAGGCGATTTCCTGGTCCAGTAATGTTGGAATGTTAGAGTTGGAGCGTCGAATGGGTGGTACGACATGGCAGGACTATCTTAAGAAGTTTGGTTTTGGCGAATCAACGAATTCAGGTTTGGAGAGTGAATCCTCCGGTAGCGTTCCGGGAGATAATACAGTCGATCAGGCCATGTCTTCTTTCGGTCAGGCTGTTTCAGTTACTAATTTTCAAATGATGCAGGCATTCAGCGCTTTTGCGAATGATGGAACAATGATCAAACCGCAATATATACGTGAAATCGTGAATGCTCAAACTGGTGAAAAGGAAGTCACACAACGAGAAGAAGTTGGGACACCTGTTAGTGCACAAGCAGTCAATGAAGTTCGAACATATATGATCGATACTGTAGAAGATCCAACCTATGGGATTGCTTATGATGTCTATACGGTACCGGGCTATCGTGTTGCGGCTAAAACAGGGACTGCACAGGTTGTCGATGAAGAGACCGGCGTTTATTATACTGGTCCAACAGACTATCTTTATTCTGTCGTTGAAATGGTGCCGGCTGAGAATCCGGAATACATACTGTATATAACCATGAAACGACCAAATACGAATTATAACAAGACAACATTAGCTGAGGTTGCCAATCCATTGATGAAATTGGCAATGGAAATTAAATCAACAGATGTGGGGACACAAGCAGCTACTGAAGCAATTAAATAA
- the ftsL gene encoding cell division protein FtsL translates to MAELKKYEETHYDMQIIDEAVVKADGPVKQVDVADDLLHYPKQRLRNVSFIEKILAVFLLAAVISIAVLTIQVRTAIVQTTNGITDAQAEISQKEETALKLEQERNELSKADRIKAIAEEQGLSENDGNLRKVN, encoded by the coding sequence ATGGCTGAGTTGAAAAAATATGAAGAAACACATTATGATATGCAGATTATTGACGAAGCCGTGGTCAAAGCAGATGGCCCTGTGAAACAGGTAGATGTTGCTGATGACTTGCTCCATTATCCAAAACAACGTTTGAGAAACGTTTCGTTTATTGAAAAAATCCTTGCAGTATTCCTGTTGGCAGCTGTAATCAGTATTGCCGTCCTGACAATCCAAGTGAGAACAGCAATCGTTCAGACGACCAATGGAATCACTGATGCTCAGGCAGAAATCTCTCAGAAGGAAGAGACAGCCTTAAAACTTGAACAAGAAAGAAATGAACTGTCAAAAGCAGATCGTATCAAGGCGATTGCGGAAGAACAGGGACTTTCAGAAAATGACGGAAATTTAAGGAAAGTGAATTAA
- the rsmH gene encoding 16S rRNA (cytosine(1402)-N(4))-methyltransferase RsmH, whose amino-acid sequence MVEFQHYTVLLKETVDGLAIKKNGIYVDCTLGGAGHSEYLLSQLDETGHLYAFDQDQKALDFAAQRLKKYVDKGMVTFVKSNFRHLKDRLADFDVYGVDGVLYDLGVSSPQLDEAERGFSYHKDAPLDMRMDQSAELSAYHVVNEYSYQELVKIFFRYGEEKFSKQIAREIERIREKQAIETTGELVDIIKTAIPAPARRNGGHPAKRVFQAIRIAVNDELSVVEESLEQAIELLNLNGRISVITFHSLEDRIVKTMFKEYSSVKDLPPGLPIIPEEFQPEMKVVTRKPILPSEKELEENNRSRSAKLRIAERIKK is encoded by the coding sequence ATGGTGGAGTTTCAACATTATACTGTACTGTTAAAAGAAACAGTAGATGGATTGGCAATTAAAAAGAATGGGATTTATGTAGACTGTACGCTTGGCGGCGCAGGACACAGTGAGTATCTCTTATCCCAATTAGATGAAACCGGACATCTGTACGCTTTTGATCAAGACCAGAAGGCTTTGGATTTTGCGGCGCAACGATTAAAAAAATATGTTGATAAAGGCATGGTTACATTTGTAAAATCTAACTTTCGCCATCTGAAAGATAGGTTGGCTGATTTTGACGTATACGGTGTAGATGGTGTGCTTTACGATCTAGGTGTTTCTTCTCCACAATTGGATGAGGCAGAACGCGGGTTTAGTTATCACAAAGATGCACCATTAGATATGCGGATGGATCAGAGCGCTGAGTTAAGTGCTTATCATGTCGTAAACGAGTATTCTTATCAGGAACTAGTAAAAATCTTTTTCCGCTATGGTGAGGAAAAATTTTCGAAGCAAATTGCCAGAGAAATCGAGCGTATTCGTGAAAAACAAGCAATCGAAACAACTGGAGAATTAGTAGATATTATTAAGACAGCGATTCCCGCACCTGCACGAAGAAATGGCGGACACCCTGCCAAACGTGTGTTTCAGGCAATCAGGATTGCTGTAAATGATGAACTTAGTGTTGTTGAAGAGTCACTGGAACAAGCAATCGAGTTATTGAACCTGAACGGACGAATCAGCGTGATCACGTTCCATTCTTTAGAGGACAGGATTGTCAAAACGATGTTCAAGGAATACAGTTCAGTCAAAGATTTGCCGCCAGGACTTCCAATCATACCGGAAGAGTTTCAACCGGAAATGAAAGTTGTTACCAGAAAGCCGATCTTACCAAGCGAGAAAGAGCTGGAAGAAAATAACCGTTCTCGAAGTGCGAAGCTGAGGATAGCAGAAAGAATAAAGAAGTAA
- the mraZ gene encoding division/cell wall cluster transcriptional repressor MraZ — protein MLMGEFQHNIDAKGRLIVPAKLRDELGEKFIVTRGMDGCLFGYPLSEWEILEEKLKEMPLAKKDARTFVRFFYSAATECEVDKQGRINIPATLRAHGNLEKGCVIIGVSNRIEIWDEERWRAFSVEAEENFDEIAETMIDFGF, from the coding sequence ATGTTGATGGGCGAATTTCAACATAATATTGATGCCAAAGGCAGATTAATCGTTCCAGCCAAACTTCGAGATGAACTTGGAGAAAAGTTTATTGTGACTAGAGGAATGGATGGGTGTCTGTTTGGCTATCCATTATCTGAATGGGAAATATTAGAAGAAAAGTTGAAAGAAATGCCCTTAGCTAAGAAGGATGCCCGTACATTCGTCCGCTTTTTTTATTCTGCTGCGACAGAGTGTGAGGTTGACAAGCAGGGACGGATCAATATTCCTGCAACATTGAGAGCACATGGGAACCTTGAAAAGGGCTGTGTCATTATTGGTGTTTCTAATCGCATTGAAATTTGGGATGAAGAACGCTGGAGAGCTTTTTCAGTAGAAGCAGAAGAAAATTTTGATGAGATTGCAGAGACAATGATTGATTTTGGTTTTTAA
- a CDS encoding DUF3397 domain-containing protein, which yields MVSFSIVMLLWYVFPVAVLFAANFIISRLALAERYKIKSPDISIPFLLIGLHVLSKDTYGQTIIPYMFISILLLGICVALFQAYYYGELIYGRFFKMFWRLNFLLVLLVYAFLILMNIGHYLF from the coding sequence ATGGTCTCTTTTTCAATTGTTATGCTTCTTTGGTATGTTTTTCCGGTTGCTGTTCTATTTGCAGCAAATTTCATTATTTCAAGATTGGCGCTGGCAGAGCGCTATAAAATCAAATCACCGGATATTTCCATTCCATTTTTATTGATCGGTCTGCATGTGCTGTCTAAAGATACATACGGTCAAACAATTATTCCCTATATGTTCATATCGATTTTACTATTAGGGATTTGTGTTGCTTTGTTTCAAGCGTATTACTATGGGGAGCTTATTTATGGTCGATTCTTCAAAATGTTCTGGCGGTTGAATTTTTTACTGGTTCTATTGGTTTATGCGTTTCTAATTTTGATGAATATTGGTCATTATTTGTTCTAA